The following proteins are encoded in a genomic region of Methanomicrobiales archaeon HGW-Methanomicrobiales-1:
- a CDS encoding RDD family protein translates to MSDETIVTEPICISPVPERTLHLAKWSARFWAWLVDVILVILFLNIIRGIFDPFWKLPLLWDYGHWEIFAIGFETIFFFLYWTVMEGFRGQSIGKMVMNLKVVNRDGTKIHYGAAAIESIGKAFLLPLDCLIGWLAMPNTKLRVFNRISNTIVIKTDYKEPEGVLYVKEKE, encoded by the coding sequence ATGTCGGATGAAACGATCGTAACGGAACCCATATGCATCAGCCCGGTTCCTGAAAGAACCCTTCATCTTGCCAAGTGGAGCGCACGGTTCTGGGCTTGGCTTGTGGATGTAATTCTCGTAATTCTGTTTTTGAACATCATTCGTGGTATATTTGATCCATTCTGGAAACTCCCTCTCCTGTGGGATTACGGCCACTGGGAGATCTTTGCCATCGGCTTCGAGACAATCTTTTTCTTCCTCTACTGGACGGTAATGGAGGGATTCCGGGGCCAGTCCATCGGCAAGATGGTGATGAACTTAAAAGTCGTCAACCGCGACGGGACAAAAATCCACTATGGCGCAGCGGCAATTGAAAGCATCGGAAAGGCATTTCTCCTGCCGCTGGACTGCCTTATCGGGTGGCTAGCCATGCCCAATACAAAACTCCGGGTCTTCAACCGTATTTCCAATACCATAGTTATCAAGACTGACTATAAAGAACCCGAAGGGGTCCTGTACGTCAAAGAGAAAGAATAA